Proteins from one Denticeps clupeoides unplaced genomic scaffold, fDenClu1.1, whole genome shotgun sequence genomic window:
- the gmppb gene encoding mannose-1-phosphate guanylyltransferase catalytic subunit beta, translating to MKALILVGGYGTRLRPLTLTVPKPLVEFCNKPILLHQVENLAKAGVDHVILAVSYMSEVLEREMRLQEQRLGIRISLSHEQEPLGTAGPLALARELLTDNDEPFFVLNSDVICDFPFEDMLKFHTHHGKEGSIVVTKVEEPSKYGVVVYEGETGRIHRFVEKPQVFVSNKINAGMYIFSPSMLNRIQLRPTSIEKEIFPIMAKEGHLYAMELQGFWMDIGQPKDFLTGMSMYLQSVRVQNPEKLCTGPGFLGNVLVDPTAVIGENCTIGPNVTLGAGVVLEDGVRIKRCTVLKGARIRSHSWLESCIVGWSSSVGQWVRMENVTVLGEDVIVNDELYLNGANVLPHKSISESVPEPRIIM from the exons ATGAAAGCTCTGATTCTGGTTGGTGGATATGGAACCCGTCTGCGACCGCTCACCCTCACTGTGCCCAAACCCCTGGTGGAGTTCTGCAACAAGCCCATCCTGCTGCACCAGGTGGAGAATCTTGCTAAG GCTGGGGTGGACCATGTCATCCTGGCGGTGAGCTACATGTCTGAAGTactggagagagagatgagattgcAGGAACAGAGG CTTGGCATTCGGATCTCTCTTTCTCATGAGCAGGAACCTCTTGGAACAG CTGGTCCGCTAGCTCTAGCCAGAGAGCTTCTCACAGACAACGATGAGCCTTTTTTCGTGCTTAACAGCGATGTCATCTGTGACTTCCCCTTTGAGGACATGCTGAAGTTCCACACTCACCATGGGAAAGAGGGCTCTATTGTT GTGACAAAAGTCGAGGAACCATCCAAGTATGGTGTGGTGGTGTATGAAGGAGAGACGGGACGCATTCACCGTTTTGTGGAAAAACCACAGGTCTTTGTGTCCAACAAGATTAATGCAGGCATGTACATCTTCAGCCCCTCTATGCTGAACAGGATCCAG TTAAGGCCAACATCAATAGAGAAGGAGATCTTTCCAATCATGGCCAAGGAGGGCCACCTTTATGCCATGGAGCTTCAAG GCTTTTGGATGGACATCGGCCAGCCAAAGGACTTTCTAACAGGCATGTCCATGTACCTGCAGTCTGTTAgagtgcagaacccagagaagTTGTGTACTGGACCTGGATTTCTTGGTAATGTCCTTGTG GATCCTACAGCAGTCATTGGTGAGAACTGCACCATTGGGCCCAATGTTACTCTGGGGGCTGGTGTAGTTCTGGAGGACGGGGTACGGATCAAACGCTGCACTGTGCTGAAGGGCGCACGCATCCGCTCCCACTCTTGGCTTGAATCCTGCATTGTGGGCTGGAGCTCTTCAGTGGGCCAGTGG GTCCGCATGGAGAATGTAACAGTGCTAGGGGAGGACGTGATCGTGAATGATGAACTTTACCTCAATGGGGCAAATGTTTTGCCACACAAGTCCATCTCTGAGTCAGTGCCTGAGCCACGCATCATCATGTAA